A portion of the Glycine max cultivar Williams 82 chromosome 10, Glycine_max_v4.0, whole genome shotgun sequence genome contains these proteins:
- the LOC102662665 gene encoding uncharacterized protein translates to MVEPSCDATTASATRKNKADPGWKYCHSLVEGDTNTIVCNFCGKITKGGITRAKQHLIGKSGNVAACKKTPPNVIEELKEYMATKRSGTTYSTSGSGNMTNIRDFEFGEPIGCDGSEEDEFADSCNAVASAKTKCGTKKGPMDKFCKNPENAINRRKMEMLSQMNIRESMDKNEVLKVHQHIARFWYQAGLSFNLIKLKSFENMVAAIGQYGPHLPIPSYHDIRVPLLKKEVEYTENLMKGHWEQWVKYGCTIMSDAWTDRKQRCIINFFINSQAGTVFLKSVGGSDFVKIGEKLFELLDVIVEEVGEENVVQVVTDNGSNYVLAGKLLEEKRKHIYWTPCAAHCIDLMLEDIGKLPLIRKTIRRAINLVGFIYAHSSTLSLLRNFTNKRELVRHAITRFATSYLTLERLHKEKANIRKMFTSDEWTLNKLSKEPKGKEAAKVVLMPSFWNSVVYTLKVMAPLVKVLRLVDGERKPAMDYIYEAMDKAKETIIKSFNNNESKYKDVFEIIDKRWNCQLHRPLHAAAHFLNSEFFYDNTDLEFDFEVTNDLFECIKKLIPQFDVQQKILTELHLYKIGVDHFGSDFAMAQRKTHFPTYWWRMFGSQTPNLQKLAIKILSLTCSASGCERNWSVFEQIHSKKRNRLEHKRLHDLVFVKYNQQLKQRYNARDEIDPISLNDIDVCNEWLVGEMDQDDDNDAGNDLVFEDDDALNWATVYQASGVGECRMYTRRKKQKTSVAAAQTSKKQAMVVGSSSRKQKAVQENDEGLDVEENIDVESEEEEIMVNFEAMMGKREREMLHYHMITSKMIMLGLEKMIRASTFTLHFALCFYHFLILNSLMSLFGVGT, encoded by the exons ATGGTTGAACCATCATGCGATGCTACTACTGCAAGTGCAACGAGGAAAAATAAGGCAGACCCAGGCTGGAAATATTGTCATTCACTAGTGGAAGGTGATACAAACACCATTGTTTGTAATTTCTGTGGAAAAATCACTAAGGGAGGAATAACCCGAGCCAAACAACACCTGATTGGGAAGTCGGGCAACGTTGCAGCTTGCAAGAAAACTCCCCCAAATGTAATCGAAGAGTTGAAGGAATATATGGCTACAAAAAGAAGTGGGACCACTTACAGTACTTCTGGCAGTGGTAATATGACAAATATAAGAGATTTTGAATTTGGTGAACCGATTGGATGTGATGGAAGTGAAGAAGATGAGTTTGCAGACTCTTGTAATGCTGTTGCAAGTGCAAAGACAAAGTGTGGGACTAAAAAAGGACCAATGGACAAATTCTGTAAGAATCCAGAAAATGCAATCAATCGGAGAAAAATGGAGATGCTGAGTCAAATGAACATAAGAGAGTCAATGGATAAGAATGAAGTATTGAAGGTGCATCAACATATTGCTCGCTTTTGGTACCAAGCAGGTTTGTCATTCAACCTCATTAAATTGAAAAGCTTTGAGAACATGGTTGCAGCCATTGGTCAATATGGGCCACATTTGCCCATTCCTAGCTATCATGACATCAGAGTTCCACTCTTGAAGAAGGAAGTTGAATATACTGAAAATTTGATGAAAGGCCATTGGGAGCAATGGGTCAAGTATGGTTGTACTATTATGTCCGATGCATGGACTGATCGGAAACAAAGatgcatcattaatttttttattaactctcAAGCTGGTACCGTGTTTTTGAAGTCTGTTGGTGGCTCTGATTTTGTAAAGATAGGTGAAAAGCTTTTTGAGTTGCTTGATGTCATTGTGGAGGAAGTTGGAGAAGAGAATGTTGTTCAAGTTGTAACCGATAATGGGAGCAACTATGTTTTAGCGGGTAAGTTGTTGGAGGAGAAAAGGAAACATATTTATTGGACTCCTTGTGCAGCTCATTGTATTGATTTGATGCTTGAAGATATTGGGAAGCTTCCCTTGATAAGGAAGACAATTAGAAGGGCAATTAATCTAGTTGGGTTTATCTATGCCCATTCTAGTACCTTGAGTTTGTTGAGAAATTTTACAAACAAGAGGGAATTGGTGAGACATGCTATTACTAGATTTGCCACTTCTTATCTAACCTTGGAAAGGCTTCACAAAGAGAAAGCCAATATTAGAAAAATGTTTACTTCTGATgaatggaccttgaacaagctatCTAAGGAGCCTAAGGGAAAAGAAGCTGCAAAGGTAGTGCTCATGCCTTCTTTTTGGAATAGTGTGGTTTACACTCTTAAAGTCATGGCTCCACTTGTGAAAGTGCTTCGTCTTGTGGATGGTGAAAGGAAACCAGCCATGGACTATATTTATGAAGCAATGGACAAggcaaaagaaacaattatcaAGTCTTTCAACAACAATGAAAGCAAGTACAAAGATGTGTTTGAAATCATTGATAAAAGATGGAATTGTCAGCTTCATAGGCCATTGCATGCAGCTGCCCACTTCTTAAATTCAGAGTTCTTTTATGACAACACTGacttggagtttgattttgaggtCACCAATGATTTGTTTGAGTGCATTAAGAAGTTGATTCCACAATTTGATGTGCAACAGAAAATTCTAACCGAGTTGCATCTTTACAAAATTGGTGTTGACCACTTTGGTTCCGACTTTGCAATGgctcaaaggaaaacccattttccTA CATATTGGTGGCGAATGTTTGGGTCACAAACTCCAAATTTGCAGAAGCTAGCTATTAAGATTTTGAGTTTGACTTGCAGTGCTTCAGGATGTGAAAGAAATTGGAGTGTGTTTGAGCAA attcattccaaaaaaagaaataggctTGAGCACAAGAGGTTGCATGATTTGGTGTTTGTCAAATACAACCAACAATTGAAGCAAAGATATAATGCAagagatgaaattgatccaatttCTCTTAATGATATTGATGTATGCAATGAATGGCTCGTGGGAGAGATGGAtcaagatgatgataatgatgctggaaatgatttggtatttgaagatgatgatgctcTAAATTGGGCAACTGTGTATCAGGCTTCGGGGGTTGGAGAGTGTAGGATGTATACTAGGCggaaaaagcaaaaaacaagTGTTGCTGCTGCCCAAACTTCTAAAAAACAGGCAATGGTTGTTGGATCTTCATCAAGGAAGCAAAAAGCAGTCCAAGAAAATGATGAGGGTCTAGATGTTGAGGAGAATATTGATGTTgaatctgaagaagaagaaatcatggTCAATTTTGAAGCTATGATGGggaagagggagagggagatgcTCCATTACCATATGATAACATCGAAGATGATTATGTTGGGATTGGAGAAGATGATTAGAGCCTCAACCTTCACTTTGCACTTTGcattatgtttttatcattttcttattttgaactctttaatgagtttatttggtgttggtacttga